Proteins encoded together in one Euzebya rosea window:
- a CDS encoding formimidoylglutamate deiminase, translated as MTVDWYACDQALVGAPSHGVVADRVVLGVADGRLATVEVDSARFDEVAAAGTHLRGLTLPGLVNAHSHAFHRALRGRTHGVAGAGEPGSFWTWREVMYGVAGRLDPDRYHALARGVFGEMALAGITAVGEFHYLHHDVDGRPYADANVMGEAMLAAAAEAGIRITLLDTLYLTAGVGDTVAAPGLSSVQQRFSDGSVESWLSRLADLAGRVGGAEGAVGAGARVGAALHSVRAVPASVLGDAVAGVAEVLGDVSVLHAHVSEQPAEVSACVEALGVSPVVLLDRAGALAQRFTAVHGVWLDEGDIGLLGSTGSTVCACPTTERDLADGVVPAVALRDAGADLALGSDQHVVIDLLEEARAVEADLRLVAQQRGLLSPASLVAAATAGGARSLGWADAGRIEEGALADLCVVGLDSVRLAGVSDLLAGVVHAGTAADVTHTIVGGRVVVAGGQHLGMDVAEALRSSISSLASERRP; from the coding sequence GTGACCGTCGACTGGTACGCCTGTGACCAAGCGCTGGTCGGGGCACCGTCCCACGGCGTCGTCGCCGACCGGGTGGTGCTGGGTGTCGCCGACGGGCGCCTGGCCACCGTCGAGGTCGACAGCGCGCGGTTCGACGAGGTGGCGGCGGCGGGGACCCACCTGCGGGGGCTGACCCTGCCGGGGTTGGTCAACGCCCACTCCCACGCCTTCCACCGGGCGCTGCGCGGTCGCACCCACGGGGTGGCGGGGGCCGGCGAGCCGGGATCGTTCTGGACGTGGCGCGAGGTCATGTACGGGGTCGCTGGCCGGCTGGATCCCGACCGCTACCACGCGCTGGCCCGAGGGGTGTTCGGCGAGATGGCGCTGGCCGGCATCACCGCCGTCGGCGAGTTCCACTACCTGCACCACGACGTCGACGGCCGCCCGTACGCCGACGCCAACGTGATGGGGGAGGCGATGCTGGCGGCCGCCGCCGAGGCCGGCATCCGCATCACCCTGCTGGACACCCTCTACCTGACCGCCGGCGTCGGCGACACGGTGGCGGCGCCGGGCCTTTCGTCGGTGCAGCAACGCTTCTCCGACGGGTCGGTGGAATCGTGGCTGTCCCGCCTAGCCGACCTCGCTGGGCGTGTCGGGGGAGCAGAGGGAGCTGTTGGAGCGGGGGCCCGCGTCGGGGCGGCGCTGCACTCGGTCCGTGCGGTACCGGCGTCGGTCCTTGGCGACGCCGTCGCAGGGGTGGCCGAGGTGCTGGGCGACGTGTCCGTCCTGCATGCCCATGTGTCGGAGCAGCCGGCGGAGGTGTCGGCCTGTGTCGAGGCGCTCGGGGTGTCGCCCGTGGTCCTGCTGGACCGGGCCGGAGCGCTGGCCCAGCGTTTTACCGCCGTGCACGGGGTGTGGCTGGACGAGGGCGACATCGGCCTGCTCGGCTCGACCGGTTCGACGGTGTGCGCCTGCCCCACGACCGAGCGGGACCTGGCCGACGGCGTCGTCCCGGCGGTGGCGTTGCGGGACGCCGGCGCGGACCTGGCGCTCGGGTCGGACCAGCACGTCGTGATCGACCTGCTGGAGGAGGCCCGGGCCGTCGAGGCCGACCTCCGGCTGGTCGCCCAGCAACGTGGCCTGCTGTCCCCGGCGTCGCTCGTCGCGGCGGCCACGGCCGGTGGGGCCCGGTCACTGGGGTGGGCCGACGCCGGTCGGATCGAGGAGGGGGCGCTGGCCGACCTGTGCGTCGTCGGCCTCGACTCGGTGCGCCTCGCAGGGGTGTCGGACCTGCTGGCCGGGGTCGTGCACGCCGGGACCGCGGCGGACGTCACCCACACCATCGTCGGCGGCCGCGTCGTTGTGGCCGGCGGGCAACACCTCGGCATGGACGTGGCCGAGGCCCTGCGATCCTCCATCTCCTCCCTTGCATCGGAGCGTCGACCGTGA
- a CDS encoding phytanoyl-CoA dioxygenase family protein produces MTARTDAIEIDAETIEAYQRDGVVVVRGAFSPEDVELARRAVDANLADLSPRAKRASADDDGAFIEDFCNWQRIPEIERFVRESPAARIAAQLMGSRTVRLYHDHMLTKEPGTRQRTPWHQDQPYYNVEGTQNTSMWFPVDPVDRESTLEFVAGSHSGEWYMPRTFQDAQAKWFPEGTLSDLPDIEGDPDRWPVVGWALEPGDAVFFNMLTLHAAGGSTRRRRVISIRMLGDDMVHAPRQWTTSPPFDGLADELPAGAPMDHPLFPVLWPVGEADAVDASGAAG; encoded by the coding sequence ATGACCGCACGTACCGACGCCATCGAGATCGACGCCGAGACGATCGAGGCCTACCAGCGCGACGGCGTGGTCGTCGTCCGCGGGGCCTTCTCGCCAGAGGACGTCGAGCTGGCCCGCCGGGCCGTCGACGCCAACCTCGCCGACCTCTCGCCCAGGGCCAAGCGGGCTTCTGCCGACGACGACGGCGCGTTCATCGAGGACTTCTGCAACTGGCAGCGGATCCCCGAGATCGAACGGTTCGTCCGCGAGTCCCCGGCCGCCCGGATCGCCGCCCAGCTGATGGGCAGCCGGACGGTGCGGCTGTACCACGACCACATGCTGACCAAGGAGCCCGGCACCCGTCAGCGCACCCCGTGGCACCAGGACCAGCCCTACTACAACGTCGAGGGCACTCAGAACACCTCGATGTGGTTCCCCGTCGACCCCGTGGACCGCGAGTCGACGCTCGAGTTCGTGGCCGGCTCGCACTCCGGTGAGTGGTACATGCCCCGCACGTTCCAGGACGCGCAGGCCAAGTGGTTCCCCGAGGGGACGCTGTCGGACCTGCCAGACATCGAGGGCGACCCCGACCGCTGGCCCGTCGTCGGCTGGGCGCTCGAGCCCGGCGATGCGGTCTTCTTCAACATGCTCACGCTGCACGCGGCCGGCGGGTCGACCCGTCGTCGTCGGGTCATCTCCATCCGGATGCTGGGCGACGACATGGTGCACGCGCCGCGGCAGTGGACGACGTCCCCGCCGTTCGACGGGCTGGCAGACGAGCTGCCCGCCGGGGCGCCGATGGACCACCCGCTGTTCCCGGTCCTGTGGCCCGTGGGCGAGGCGGATGCCGTGGACGCATCGGGAGCCGCGGGCTGA
- the hutU gene encoding urocanate hydratase, which translates to MSGPRPVRAARGTELTARSWQTEAPLRMLMNNLDPEVAEEPDKLVVYGGTGRAARSWEAFDGIVAALTDLADDETLLVQSGKPVGVIRTNPWAPRVLIANSNLVPDWANWEEFRRMEAEGLTMYGQMTAGSWIYIGTQGILQGTYECFAEIARRRFDGSLAGTITLTAGLGGMGGAQPLAVTMNDGVALCIEVVRWRAERRVEHRYLDVIAEDIDDAIARCIEARDARQPLSVGLIGNAAELVPQLLERGFPADIVTDQTSAHDPLSYVPVDVSPEAAAKMAAEQPEEMTRRAREAMAAHCRAMVGFQDAGAEVFDYGNSLRAEARLGGFDRAFDYPGFVPAYVRPLFCEGKGPFRWVALSGDPADIAVTDQAVLDTFPDDEPLHRWIKKASEQVAFQGLPARICWLGYGERAKLGKVFNDLVRDGKVSAPIVIGRDHLDSGSVASPYRETEGMIDGSDAIADWPLLNALSTTASGATWVSIHHGGGVGIGRSIHAGMVCLADGTELAEQKLERVLTTDPGLGVMRHADAGYDIAKDVARERGVKIPLLEG; encoded by the coding sequence ATGAGTGGTCCCCGTCCCGTCCGCGCCGCCCGCGGTACCGAGCTGACCGCCCGGTCGTGGCAGACCGAGGCACCCCTGCGGATGCTGATGAACAACCTCGACCCCGAGGTGGCCGAGGAACCCGACAAGCTGGTCGTCTACGGCGGCACCGGCCGGGCCGCCCGGTCGTGGGAGGCCTTCGACGGCATCGTCGCCGCGCTCACCGACCTGGCCGACGACGAGACGCTGCTCGTGCAGTCCGGCAAGCCGGTCGGCGTCATCCGCACCAACCCGTGGGCACCCCGCGTGCTCATCGCCAACTCCAACCTCGTCCCCGACTGGGCGAACTGGGAGGAGTTCCGCCGGATGGAGGCCGAGGGCCTGACCATGTACGGCCAGATGACCGCCGGGTCGTGGATCTACATCGGCACCCAGGGGATCCTGCAGGGCACCTACGAGTGCTTCGCCGAGATCGCCCGCCGACGCTTCGACGGCAGCCTGGCCGGCACCATCACCCTGACCGCGGGCCTGGGCGGCATGGGCGGCGCCCAGCCGCTGGCCGTCACCATGAACGACGGCGTCGCCCTGTGCATCGAGGTCGTCCGCTGGCGTGCCGAACGCCGCGTGGAGCACCGCTACCTCGACGTCATCGCCGAGGACATCGACGACGCCATCGCCAGGTGCATCGAAGCACGCGACGCCAGGCAGCCGCTCAGCGTCGGGCTGATCGGCAACGCCGCCGAGCTGGTCCCGCAGCTGCTCGAGCGCGGCTTCCCCGCCGACATCGTGACCGACCAGACCTCGGCCCACGACCCCCTCAGCTACGTGCCCGTCGACGTCAGCCCCGAGGCCGCCGCGAAGATGGCGGCCGAGCAGCCCGAGGAGATGACCCGCCGCGCCCGCGAGGCCATGGCCGCCCACTGCCGGGCGATGGTCGGCTTCCAGGACGCCGGCGCCGAGGTCTTCGACTACGGCAACAGCCTGCGCGCAGAGGCCAGGCTCGGCGGGTTCGACCGGGCCTTCGACTACCCCGGCTTCGTGCCCGCCTACGTCCGGCCGCTGTTCTGCGAGGGCAAGGGCCCGTTCCGCTGGGTGGCCCTGTCCGGCGACCCCGCCGACATCGCCGTCACCGACCAGGCCGTCCTCGACACCTTCCCCGACGACGAGCCCCTCCACCGCTGGATCAAGAAGGCCTCCGAGCAGGTGGCCTTCCAGGGCCTGCCCGCGAGGATCTGCTGGCTGGGCTACGGCGAGCGGGCCAAGCTCGGCAAGGTGTTCAACGACCTCGTCCGCGACGGCAAGGTGTCGGCGCCCATCGTCATCGGCCGTGACCACCTCGACTCGGGCTCCGTCGCCTCGCCCTACCGCGAGACCGAGGGCATGATCGACGGGTCCGACGCGATCGCCGACTGGCCGCTGCTCAACGCCCTGTCGACCACCGCCTCCGGCGCCACCTGGGTCAGCATCCACCACGGCGGCGGGGTCGGCATCGGCCGGTCCATCCACGCCGGCATGGTCTGCCTGGCCGACGGCACGGAGCTTGCCGAGCAGAAGCTGGAGCGGGTGCTGACCACCGACCCCGGCCTGGGAGTCATGCGCCACGCCGACGCCGGCTACGACATCGCCAAGGACGTCGCCCGCGAGCGCGGCGTGAAGATCCCCCTGCTGGAGGGCTGA
- a CDS encoding peptide deformylase, with amino-acid sequence MAVRPLVHVGDPVLRTPTTPIAVEDLGSAAVQGLIDDLIDTMHDAGGAGIAATQIGASLRVAIAEVGPHTRERYPYKPLIPLTVLVNPTLEPIEEEGTEPIIEGCLSVPAIRGELPRWTAVRVRWLDRAGGEHDEVVRGVTAGTFQHEVDHLDGMVFLDRVADPRTFTTWENYDRFHREAFEARISEYVARVGS; translated from the coding sequence ATGGCGGTTCGTCCGCTGGTCCACGTCGGCGATCCGGTCCTGCGCACGCCGACCACCCCGATCGCCGTGGAGGACCTGGGCTCGGCGGCGGTGCAGGGGCTGATCGACGACCTGATCGACACCATGCACGACGCCGGTGGGGCGGGGATCGCCGCCACCCAGATCGGTGCGTCGCTGCGGGTGGCGATCGCCGAGGTCGGTCCGCACACCCGGGAGCGGTACCCCTACAAGCCGCTGATCCCGCTGACGGTGCTGGTCAACCCGACCCTCGAACCCATCGAGGAGGAGGGGACCGAGCCGATCATCGAGGGCTGCCTGTCGGTGCCGGCCATCCGCGGCGAGCTGCCCCGGTGGACGGCGGTGCGGGTCCGCTGGCTGGACCGCGCCGGCGGCGAGCACGACGAGGTGGTCCGCGGGGTGACCGCCGGCACGTTCCAGCACGAGGTCGACCACCTGGACGGCATGGTCTTCCTCGACCGGGTCGCCGACCCGCGGACGTTCACGACGTGGGAGAACTACGACCGGTTCCACCGCGAGGCCTTCGAGGCACGCATCAGCGAGTACGTGGCACGGGTCGGCTCGTGA
- a CDS encoding PRC-barrel domain-containing protein, producing the protein MNTTPAVLSATSIDGNDIRNRQGEDLGKVKDLMIDLADGSVSYAVVSYGGFLGMGDKLFAVPFEALTVDPEHHAFILDASKEQLEKAPGFDKDNWPNFADPQFADTLRTFYIR; encoded by the coding sequence ATGAACACCACCCCAGCCGTACTGAGCGCCACCAGCATCGATGGCAACGACATCCGCAACCGCCAGGGCGAGGACCTCGGCAAGGTCAAGGACCTGATGATCGACCTCGCCGACGGATCGGTATCCTACGCCGTGGTGTCCTACGGCGGCTTCCTCGGTATGGGCGACAAGCTGTTCGCCGTGCCCTTCGAGGCCCTCACCGTGGACCCCGAGCACCACGCGTTCATCCTCGACGCCAGCAAGGAGCAGCTCGAGAAGGCTCCCGGCTTCGACAAGGACAACTGGCCGAACTTCGCCGACCCGCAGTTCGCCGACACCCTGCGGACCTTCTACATCCGCTAG
- a CDS encoding HNH endonuclease signature motif containing protein — MTDQVVEERVEALGWLQPDDIHTPGPHPAGPDATPVVRHDVSTVGRLVALLGEADRIIAEVIGLIRHHRHHARDRQDTGGLRLDRFLALATGRTGTDIGRLMRAERTLTRMPAVDAAFADGRLSWSQVHQIVGATRDLTAAQTTELDDDLAGPLATTDPTADPDAIVRTARDWATQILHSVDAERFDPADRAFLRVEPDLFGGAAFSGYDRIEAVMTILEAAEAAADRPSPPGEVRTDADGQEVPAELLPATARQAQLAEGLRRIAASYLAGATPGTTTDTTTGTDALPPRPARPSVSVVIDTTDPHGPIGRLLARWHGGPIPLTRLTTERMLCDPALSTVIVDDGRPVAISDHTGPITARHYRTLRAVDRGCRMPGCHAPAQHTDAHHIIPREQGGPTSTDNMLLLCRSCHTTLHDHHIGLEMHRHTRAVTITLHDGRTFTSTPT; from the coding sequence ATGACGGATCAGGTGGTGGAGGAGCGGGTGGAGGCGTTGGGCTGGTTGCAGCCCGATGACATCCACACCCCCGGTCCGCACCCGGCCGGACCGGACGCCACCCCGGTGGTTCGCCACGACGTGTCGACGGTCGGCAGGCTGGTGGCGCTGCTGGGCGAGGCCGACCGGATCATCGCGGAGGTCATCGGGCTGATCCGCCACCACCGCCACCACGCCCGCGACCGACAGGACACCGGCGGGCTTCGGCTGGACCGGTTCCTCGCCCTGGCCACCGGACGAACCGGCACCGATATCGGTCGGCTGATGCGCGCCGAACGCACCCTCACCCGGATGCCCGCCGTCGACGCGGCGTTCGCCGACGGCCGGCTGTCGTGGTCACAGGTCCACCAGATCGTCGGGGCCACCCGTGACCTGACCGCCGCCCAGACCACCGAGCTCGACGACGACCTCGCCGGCCCGCTGGCCACCACCGACCCCACCGCAGACCCCGACGCCATCGTGCGGACCGCCCGCGACTGGGCCACCCAGATCCTCCACTCAGTCGACGCCGAACGGTTCGACCCGGCCGACCGGGCGTTCCTCCGCGTCGAACCCGATCTCTTCGGTGGTGCCGCGTTCTCCGGCTACGACCGCATCGAGGCGGTCATGACCATCCTGGAGGCCGCCGAGGCCGCCGCCGACCGCCCCAGCCCACCGGGTGAGGTTCGCACCGACGCCGACGGCCAGGAGGTGCCCGCCGAGCTGCTGCCCGCCACCGCCCGACAGGCCCAGCTCGCCGAAGGCCTCCGACGCATCGCCGCAAGCTACCTCGCCGGCGCCACCCCCGGCACCACGACCGACACCACGACCGGCACCGACGCACTGCCGCCCCGGCCGGCGCGGCCATCGGTCAGCGTCGTCATCGACACCACCGACCCCCACGGGCCCATCGGGCGGCTGCTCGCTCGCTGGCACGGCGGCCCCATCCCCCTCACTCGGCTGACCACCGAACGGATGCTGTGCGACCCGGCCCTGTCCACCGTCATCGTCGACGACGGCAGGCCCGTGGCGATCAGCGACCACACCGGCCCCATCACCGCCCGCCACTACCGGACCCTGCGCGCCGTCGACCGGGGCTGCCGCATGCCCGGCTGCCACGCCCCGGCCCAGCACACCGACGCCCACCACATCATCCCCCGCGAACAGGGCGGCCCCACCAGCACCGACAACATGCTGCTGCTGTGCAGGTCCTGCCACACCACCCTCCACGACCACCACATCGGCCTGGAGATGCACCGACATACCAGGGCCGTCACCATCACCCTCCACGACGGCCGCACCTTCACCTCCACACCCACCTGA
- a CDS encoding FAD-dependent oxidoreductase, which produces MDVDVVVIGAGQAGLSAAYFLSQRGFRPHTDFVVLDGNDGPGGAWRHRWPSLTLGGAHGIHPLPGLGLDPAPTDSTRPSSAVVAEYFSSYEDTFDLPIIRPAAVHAVREAGDGRLLVDSDEGTWRTRTLVNATGTWTRPFWPRYPGMADFTGRQLHTADYRSAEDFAGQHVVVVGGGHSAVQHLLEIARVTSTTWVTRRPPAWRSGPFDQQAGRDAVQRVADRVAVGERPESVVSVTGLAMTPSVEAARASGVLERLPMFDRVTADGVAWDDGRTVRADVILWATGFRHALDHLAPMQLRNARGGITMDGTMVADDPRIHLLGYGPSASTIGATRAARTAVRDLREYLGRPAALS; this is translated from the coding sequence ATGGACGTCGATGTCGTGGTGATCGGTGCTGGACAGGCTGGGCTGTCGGCTGCGTACTTCCTGTCCCAGCGGGGCTTCCGTCCCCACACCGACTTCGTTGTCCTCGATGGCAACGACGGGCCCGGCGGGGCATGGCGGCATCGGTGGCCGTCGCTGACCCTCGGCGGGGCCCACGGCATCCACCCGCTGCCCGGCCTCGGCCTGGACCCTGCGCCGACCGACTCGACCCGACCCTCCAGCGCGGTCGTGGCGGAGTACTTCTCCAGCTACGAGGACACCTTCGACCTCCCGATCATCCGGCCGGCCGCGGTGCACGCGGTCCGCGAGGCCGGGGACGGGCGCCTGCTGGTGGACAGCGACGAGGGAACCTGGCGCACCCGGACGCTGGTCAACGCCACCGGCACCTGGACCCGGCCGTTCTGGCCGCGGTATCCCGGCATGGCCGACTTCACGGGCCGCCAGCTGCACACGGCCGACTACCGGTCCGCCGAGGACTTCGCCGGACAGCACGTGGTCGTCGTCGGTGGGGGCCACTCGGCGGTGCAACACCTGCTCGAGATCGCCCGGGTCACCAGCACGACATGGGTCACTCGCCGCCCGCCGGCCTGGCGGTCAGGCCCCTTCGACCAGCAGGCCGGCCGAGACGCCGTGCAGCGTGTTGCGGACCGGGTCGCGGTCGGGGAACGGCCCGAGTCGGTGGTCAGCGTCACCGGTCTGGCAATGACGCCGTCCGTCGAGGCGGCACGCGCCAGCGGCGTGCTGGAGCGGCTGCCGATGTTCGACCGCGTGACCGCCGATGGGGTGGCGTGGGATGACGGCCGGACCGTCAGGGCCGACGTCATCCTGTGGGCCACCGGATTCCGCCACGCCCTCGATCACCTTGCCCCCATGCAGCTGCGGAACGCGCGGGGCGGCATCACGATGGACGGCACCATGGTGGCTGACGATCCGCGGATCCACCTGCTGGGCTACGGTCCGTCCGCCAGCACGATCGGCGCCACCCGCGCCGCCCGCACGGCGGTCCGGGACCTGCGCGAGTACCTCGGGCGGCCAGCCGCCCTCAGCTGA
- the dapB gene encoding 4-hydroxy-tetrahydrodipicolinate reductase — protein sequence MTLRVCVAGATGWTGRAVAEGVVAADDMVLVAGTSRSAAGRDLGVAWGGEEMGVPTVASVEEALALDVDVLVDYTSHEVVADNIRTAVEAGVGVVVGTSGLTGEEFEVTDGMAREAGVGVIAAGNFSLTAAMMQAAALLVAPYLPHREVIDYASATKADSPSGTARELAERLGAVRAAELARPVERTGGMVEARGASVAGTQVHSLRLPSFTVSTEVVFALPDERLSIRHDAGGSAAPYVAGTLLAVRRVDGVIGVVRGLDTLLLS from the coding sequence ATGACGTTGCGGGTGTGTGTGGCAGGGGCGACCGGGTGGACGGGCCGAGCGGTTGCGGAGGGGGTGGTCGCCGCCGACGACATGGTGCTGGTCGCCGGGACCAGCCGGTCGGCGGCCGGCCGGGACCTTGGAGTGGCCTGGGGCGGGGAGGAGATGGGCGTGCCGACAGTGGCGTCGGTGGAGGAGGCGCTCGCCCTCGACGTCGACGTGCTGGTCGACTACACCTCCCACGAGGTCGTGGCCGACAACATCCGGACCGCGGTCGAAGCCGGTGTCGGCGTGGTCGTGGGGACCTCGGGGCTGACCGGCGAGGAGTTCGAGGTCACCGACGGGATGGCACGGGAGGCTGGGGTCGGGGTGATCGCCGCGGGCAACTTCTCGCTGACCGCGGCGATGATGCAGGCCGCAGCGCTGCTGGTGGCTCCGTACCTGCCGCATCGCGAGGTCATCGACTACGCCTCGGCGACCAAGGCCGATTCGCCGAGCGGGACCGCCCGTGAGCTTGCCGAACGGCTGGGGGCGGTCAGGGCGGCCGAGCTCGCACGGCCCGTCGAGAGGACCGGAGGGATGGTGGAGGCGAGGGGCGCATCGGTGGCCGGTACGCAGGTGCACTCGCTGCGGCTGCCAAGCTTCACCGTGTCGACGGAGGTGGTCTTCGCCCTGCCCGACGAACGGCTGAGCATCCGTCACGACGCCGGCGGCTCCGCCGCACCGTATGTCGCCGGCACGCTTCTGGCCGTCCGTCGCGTGGACGGCGTCATCGGGGTGGTCCGTGGACTGGACACGCTGCTGCTCAGCTGA
- the hutI gene encoding imidazolonepropionase has protein sequence MTTTAFTDIGWLTTHDPAHDLPVGVDASTSGAGRHGEEVGRGLADAWLVVEGGRVAAVGTGAAPSADQRVSVGGRSVLPGFVDSHTHMVFAGDRSAEFTARMAGQPYAAGGIATTIGATRSATDEALRAALSSRVAEARAAGITTLEVKSGYAATPEGEARLLRLAREVTPHTTYLGAHVVPPEHADDPAGYVSLVTGEMLEACAPLAGSVDVFCEEGAFDADQSREVLLAGMAAGLAGRVHANQLGEGPGVRLAVELGCASADHCTYLSGEDVEALAGSSTVATLLPATDFSTRQSYPDGRRLVDAGATVALATNCNPGSSYTTSMSFVIALAVRDCRLTLPEAVWSATAGGARSLRVDDVGHLRVGARADMVVLDAPSPDHLAYRPGVPLVAATVLAGDIVAGSLG, from the coding sequence GTGACCACCACTGCATTCACCGACATCGGCTGGCTGACCACCCACGACCCCGCCCACGACCTGCCCGTCGGCGTCGACGCCTCCACGTCGGGCGCGGGCCGGCACGGCGAGGAGGTCGGCCGCGGACTCGCCGACGCGTGGCTGGTCGTCGAGGGCGGGCGTGTCGCGGCCGTCGGGACCGGGGCGGCTCCGTCGGCGGACCAGCGGGTGTCGGTGGGTGGCCGGTCGGTCCTGCCGGGCTTCGTGGACAGCCACACCCACATGGTCTTCGCCGGGGACCGGTCGGCGGAGTTCACCGCACGCATGGCCGGTCAGCCCTACGCGGCAGGCGGCATCGCCACGACGATCGGGGCGACGAGGTCGGCGACGGACGAGGCGCTGCGGGCGGCCCTGTCGTCGCGGGTGGCCGAGGCCCGGGCGGCTGGTATCACCACGTTGGAGGTCAAGTCGGGCTACGCGGCGACGCCGGAGGGCGAGGCCCGCCTGCTGCGGCTGGCCCGCGAGGTCACGCCGCACACCACGTACCTGGGCGCCCATGTCGTGCCTCCGGAGCACGCCGACGACCCGGCGGGCTACGTGTCGCTGGTGACCGGAGAGATGCTGGAGGCGTGCGCGCCGCTGGCCGGGTCGGTGGACGTGTTCTGCGAGGAGGGGGCCTTCGACGCCGACCAGTCGCGGGAGGTGCTGCTCGCCGGGATGGCGGCGGGGCTTGCCGGCCGGGTGCACGCCAACCAGCTGGGGGAGGGGCCGGGGGTGCGGCTGGCCGTCGAGCTCGGCTGCGCGTCGGCCGACCACTGCACGTACCTGTCGGGTGAGGATGTCGAGGCGTTGGCGGGCTCCTCGACGGTGGCGACGTTGCTGCCGGCGACGGACTTCTCCACCCGGCAGTCCTATCCGGACGGACGCCGCCTGGTCGACGCCGGAGCCACCGTCGCGCTGGCCACCAACTGCAACCCGGGCTCGAGCTACACCACGTCGATGTCGTTCGTCATCGCGCTGGCCGTGCGGGACTGCCGCCTGACCCTGCCCGAGGCGGTCTGGTCCGCCACGGCCGGCGGCGCCCGGTCGTTGCGGGTGGACGACGTCGGCCACCTGCGGGTTGGGGCGAGGGCGGACATGGTCGTCCTGGACGCCCCGTCCCCCGACCACCTGGCCTACCGCCCCGGCGTCCCCCTCGTCGCCGCGACGGTCCTGGCCGGCGACATCGTGGCCGGCTCCCTCGGCTGA